The Candidatus Methylomirabilota bacterium genome has a window encoding:
- the waaC gene encoding lipopolysaccharide heptosyltransferase I, giving the protein MNIALVKLSSLGDVVHALPAAGALRARFPRARLAWIVERHEAAVLRGNPALDEVVPVDTRGWRRVRTPLGAARAAGELAELRRHLAAARFDVAVDLQGLVKSGVLAAATRAPLRIGLAARRCREPLAALFTNHRVTPPAAARHVVEQCLALLEPLGVSGARVEFPLPCDAAAEARADELLAAAGLKPRDRLVVLNPGAGRADKRWPAERFRDLGGRLTTEAGARVLVVWGPEERALAEAVAGGRLALAPPTDLDALIAVLRRASVVVAGDTGPLHVAAALGVPCVGLYGPTSAERNGPWRQRALESPDGRLPSLAVAPVFEAVAEALGP; this is encoded by the coding sequence GTGAACATCGCCCTGGTCAAGCTCTCCTCGCTCGGCGACGTGGTGCACGCGCTGCCCGCCGCCGGGGCGCTCCGCGCGCGCTTCCCGCGCGCGCGCCTCGCGTGGATCGTCGAGCGGCACGAGGCCGCCGTGCTCCGGGGGAACCCGGCGCTCGACGAGGTCGTCCCCGTGGACACGCGCGGCTGGCGGCGGGTGCGCACGCCGCTCGGCGCGGCGCGCGCCGCGGGGGAGCTTGCCGAGCTCCGGCGCCACCTCGCCGCCGCGCGCTTCGACGTCGCGGTGGACCTCCAGGGCCTCGTGAAGAGCGGCGTGCTCGCGGCGGCGACCCGGGCGCCCCTCCGCATCGGCCTCGCGGCGAGGCGCTGCCGGGAGCCGCTCGCCGCGCTCTTCACCAACCACCGCGTGACGCCGCCGGCCGCCGCGCGGCACGTCGTGGAGCAGTGCCTCGCTCTGCTCGAGCCGCTCGGGGTGTCGGGCGCGCGCGTCGAGTTCCCGCTGCCGTGCGACGCCGCCGCCGAGGCACGGGCGGACGAGCTCCTGGCGGCGGCCGGCTTGAAGCCGCGCGACCGCCTCGTCGTCCTGAACCCGGGGGCGGGGAGGGCCGACAAGCGCTGGCCCGCCGAGCGGTTCCGCGACCTCGGGGGCCGGCTCACCACCGAGGCGGGCGCGCGGGTGCTCGTCGTCTGGGGACCGGAGGAGCGGGCGCTCGCCGAGGCGGTGGCCGGTGGCCGCCTGGCGCTGGCGCCGCCCACCGACCTCGACGCGCTGATCGCGGTCCTCCGCCGCGCGAGCGTGGTCGTCGCGGGCGACACCGGACCGCTTCACGTGGCCGCGGCGCTCGGCGTGCCCTGCGTGGGGCTCTACGGGCCCACGTCGGCCGAGCGGAACGGGCCCTGGCGCCAGCGGGCGCTCGAGAGCCCGGACGGGCGGCTTCCGTCCCTCGCCGTGGCGCCGGTCTTCGAGGCGGTCGCGGAGGCGCTGGGCCCGTGA
- a CDS encoding glycosyltransferase family 2 protein: MRPRVSVVVVTLDEEERLRACLESAVWADELVVVDAESTDKTVEVAREFTDRVIVRPWPGFAAQKNFGLAQATGDWVLSLDADEEVPRELRDEILATVAGEAPCAGYRIPRRNVMWGRSMRHGGLYPDWQLRLFQRGRGRFVERAVHESVEVTGRVGRLQAPLVHRSYRDLAHFVARADRYSTLAAEDWVRSGRRARVGDLVLRPAGRFLSMYVARGGFLDGWRGFLLAVLYAYYVFIRSAKVWERTRLG, encoded by the coding sequence GTGAGGCCGCGGGTCTCGGTGGTCGTGGTCACGCTCGACGAGGAGGAGCGGCTGCGCGCGTGCCTCGAGAGCGCCGTGTGGGCCGACGAGCTCGTGGTCGTGGACGCCGAGTCCACCGACAAGACCGTCGAGGTCGCGCGCGAGTTCACCGACCGGGTCATCGTCCGGCCCTGGCCCGGCTTCGCCGCCCAGAAGAACTTCGGCCTGGCCCAGGCGACCGGCGACTGGGTCCTCTCCCTGGACGCCGACGAGGAGGTCCCGCGCGAGCTCCGGGACGAGATCCTCGCCACGGTCGCGGGTGAGGCGCCGTGCGCGGGCTACCGGATCCCCCGCCGGAACGTCATGTGGGGGCGCTCCATGCGCCACGGCGGCCTCTATCCCGACTGGCAGCTCCGCCTGTTCCAGCGCGGCCGGGGCCGCTTCGTCGAGCGCGCCGTTCACGAGTCGGTCGAGGTCACGGGGCGGGTCGGGCGCCTCCAGGCGCCCCTCGTCCACCGGAGCTACCGCGACCTCGCCCACTTCGTGGCGCGCGCCGACCGCTACTCGACGCTCGCGGCCGAGGACTGGGTCCGGAGCGGGCGCCGCGCGCGGGTGGGGGACCTCGTCCTCCGGCCGGCCGGGCGGTTCCTCTCCATGTACGTCGCCCGCGGGGGGTTCCTCGACGGCTGGCGAGGCTTCCTTCTCGCGGTGCTCTACGCGTACTATGTGTTCATCCGTTCGGCGAAGGTCTGGGAGAGGACGAGGCTCGGATGA
- a CDS encoding HAD family hydrolase, with amino-acid sequence MVSRPAVFLDRDGTLTEEVGYVNHPRRLRLLPRSARAIRRLNEVGVAAIVVTNQAGVARGYFSEEVLQAVNAALVAQLKAEGAHLDAIYVCPHHPTEGEPPYRLDCDCRKPKPGLLHRAAADHGLDLTRSTLVSDRPSDLVAARAVGAAAVLVLTGYGLGEWEYRRARFPLEPDHVAPDLLDAVEWVLARRRA; translated from the coding sequence GTGGTGTCGCGGCCCGCGGTGTTCCTGGATCGTGACGGCACCCTGACCGAGGAAGTCGGGTACGTCAACCACCCGCGGCGGCTCCGACTCCTGCCACGCTCGGCCCGAGCGATCCGCCGCCTGAACGAGGTGGGTGTCGCCGCGATCGTCGTCACCAACCAGGCGGGGGTCGCGCGCGGCTACTTCTCCGAGGAAGTCCTCCAGGCGGTGAACGCGGCGCTCGTCGCTCAGCTCAAGGCCGAGGGCGCGCACCTCGACGCGATCTACGTCTGCCCGCATCACCCGACCGAGGGCGAGCCGCCCTACCGGCTCGACTGCGACTGCCGCAAGCCGAAGCCCGGGCTTCTCCACCGCGCCGCCGCCGACCACGGCCTCGACCTCACCCGCTCGACGCTCGTGAGCGACAGGCCGTCCGACCTCGTCGCGGCGCGCGCCGTCGGCGCCGCGGCGGTGCTCGTGCTCACGGGCTACGGCCTCGGCGAGTGGGAGTACCGGCGCGCGCGCTTTCCCCTCGAGCCCGACCACGTCGCGCCGGACCTGCTCGACGCGGTCGAGTGGGTGCTCGCGAGGCGCCGGGCGTGA
- the trpS gene encoding tryptophan--tRNA ligase, with protein MTKAKERVLSGMRPSGKIHLGNYLGALKNWVGLQDAYDCYYFAADWHALTDDTDTSTVPGDTVEMLADWLGAGLDPERSTLFIQSLVPEHAELHLLFSMVTPVAWLERVPTYKERIEQQGIASPSYGLLGYPLLQAADILMYKPRWVPVGIDQVPHVELTREVARRFNHAFKPVFPEPDAKLTEIPKVPGTDGRKMSKSLGNAILLSDPPEEIARKVKPMVTDPARKRRTDPGNPDICPVFDLHKIFTPSADREYCATGCRTAAIGCLDCKDVLLKHMLPPLEKIRARRQAYAEKPDAIKEILYEGSKRARAVAQTTMGEVRAAVGLLP; from the coding sequence ATGACCAAGGCGAAGGAACGTGTGCTGTCCGGCATGCGCCCCTCGGGGAAGATCCATCTCGGCAACTATCTCGGGGCGCTGAAGAACTGGGTGGGCCTGCAGGACGCTTACGACTGCTATTACTTCGCGGCCGACTGGCACGCGCTCACCGACGACACGGACACGTCGACCGTCCCGGGAGACACGGTCGAGATGCTCGCAGACTGGCTCGGGGCGGGGCTGGACCCGGAGCGCTCGACGCTGTTCATCCAGTCCCTCGTGCCCGAGCACGCGGAGCTCCACCTGCTGTTCTCGATGGTCACGCCGGTGGCGTGGCTCGAGCGCGTGCCGACCTACAAGGAGCGGATCGAGCAGCAGGGGATCGCGTCGCCCTCGTACGGGCTGCTCGGCTACCCGCTCCTTCAGGCGGCGGACATCCTCATGTACAAGCCGCGCTGGGTACCCGTCGGCATCGATCAGGTCCCGCACGTCGAGCTGACCCGTGAGGTGGCGCGGCGGTTCAACCACGCCTTCAAGCCGGTCTTCCCCGAGCCGGACGCGAAGCTGACGGAGATCCCGAAGGTTCCGGGCACGGACGGGCGGAAGATGTCGAAATCCCTCGGCAACGCGATCCTCCTCTCGGATCCACCCGAGGAGATCGCGCGGAAGGTCAAGCCGATGGTCACCGACCCCGCGCGCAAGCGGCGCACCGATCCCGGCAATCCCGACATCTGTCCCGTCTTCGACCTCCACAAGATCTTCACGCCGTCGGCCGACCGCGAGTACTGCGCGACGGGCTGCCGGACGGCGGCCATCGGCTGCCTCGACTGCAAGGACGTGCTGCTCAAGCACATGCTCCCGCCGCTCGAGAAGATCCGCGCGCGGCGGCAGGCCTACGCCGAGAAGCCGGACGCGATCAAAGAGATCCTCTACGAGGGCTCCAAACGCGCGCGCGCGGTCGCCCAGACGACGATGGGCGAGGTCCGCGCCGCCGTGGGCCTACTGCCATGA
- the pheA gene encoding prephenate dehydratase, with product MNLDDWRSRINDLDDQILKLLTQRAEAARQIGDLKRRQDAPSYVPEREVEILRRLTAASARPLTPEAVGAIWREILAACRALEAELTVAYLGPQATFTHLAALQHFGAGAGCRPARSIGEVFDDVARGRADYGVVPVENSTEGAVNITLDRLSVSEVLICGELRLEIAQQLLSRAADLGEIKRVASHPQALAQCRGWLGEHLPDVVTEETLSTAAAAELAATDPAVAAIASELAARLYGVPVLRSRVEDNPHNTTRFLVVGRQSVAPTGRDKTTILFAMRNEPGALYRILEPLARAGINLTKIESRPAKQGPWEYVIFVDLEGHRDTPGVASVLREVGERTLHLKILGSYPAA from the coding sequence ATGAACCTGGACGATTGGCGTTCCAGGATCAATGACCTCGACGACCAAATCCTCAAGCTCCTTACCCAACGCGCCGAGGCCGCCCGCCAGATCGGAGACCTCAAACGACGTCAGGACGCGCCGTCCTATGTCCCGGAGCGTGAAGTCGAGATCCTGCGCCGCCTGACGGCGGCGAGCGCCCGCCCGCTCACCCCCGAGGCCGTCGGCGCCATCTGGCGCGAGATCCTGGCCGCCTGCCGGGCGCTCGAGGCCGAGCTCACGGTGGCCTACCTCGGGCCGCAGGCGACCTTTACCCACCTGGCCGCGCTCCAGCACTTCGGCGCGGGCGCGGGCTGCCGCCCCGCGCGCTCCATCGGCGAGGTCTTCGACGACGTGGCGCGGGGGCGGGCGGACTACGGCGTCGTGCCGGTGGAGAACAGCACGGAGGGCGCGGTCAACATCACCCTCGACCGGCTGAGCGTGTCGGAGGTCCTGATCTGCGGCGAGCTCCGGCTCGAGATCGCCCAGCAGCTCCTGTCGCGGGCGGCGGACCTCGGCGAGATCAAGCGCGTCGCTTCGCACCCCCAGGCGCTCGCGCAGTGCCGCGGCTGGCTCGGCGAGCACCTGCCCGACGTGGTGACCGAGGAGACACTGTCCACCGCCGCCGCCGCGGAGCTGGCCGCGACCGACCCGGCCGTCGCGGCGATCGCCTCGGAGCTCGCCGCGCGGCTCTACGGCGTGCCGGTCCTCCGCTCGCGCGTCGAGGACAACCCGCACAACACGACGCGCTTCCTCGTCGTCGGGCGGCAGTCGGTGGCGCCGACCGGCCGCGACAAGACGACGATCCTCTTCGCGATGCGCAACGAGCCCGGCGCGCTCTACCGGATCCTCGAGCCGCTCGCCCGGGCGGGGATCAACCTCACCAAGATCGAGTCGCGCCCGGCCAAGCAGGGGCCCTGGGAGTACGTCATCTTCGTCGACCTCGAAGGGCACCGCGACACCCCCGGCGTCGCGTCGGTGCTGCGTGAGGTCGGGGAGCGGACCCTCCACCTGAAGATCCTCGGGTCCTACCCGGCCGCATAA
- a CDS encoding pseudouridine synthase translates to MAKLRLNKILAQAGLTSRRGGDRLIAEGHVAVNGVVLASPATLADPETDVITVDGRPLPPAESRAYVLLHKPRGYVTTRSDPQGRPVVTDLVPAGVRLYPVGRLDWDVEGALLLTNDGPLTHRLLHPRYELPRVYEALVEGRVGRADLERWRRGVALADGPATPLAVELLGASARASRMRLTFTEGRKHEVKRYCEALGHRVARLRRVAFGPIGLGDLRPGASRRLTPREVRALRAAVAEPRRP, encoded by the coding sequence ATGGCGAAGCTCCGACTCAACAAGATCCTGGCGCAGGCGGGGCTGACGTCCCGGCGGGGGGGTGACCGCCTGATCGCCGAGGGCCACGTCGCGGTCAACGGCGTGGTCCTGGCGAGCCCAGCCACGCTCGCCGATCCCGAGACCGACGTCATCACCGTCGACGGGCGCCCGCTCCCGCCCGCCGAGTCCCGCGCGTACGTGCTGCTCCACAAGCCCCGCGGGTACGTCACGACGCGCTCCGACCCGCAGGGCCGCCCGGTGGTCACCGACCTGGTACCGGCGGGCGTCCGGCTCTACCCGGTCGGCCGCCTCGACTGGGACGTCGAGGGCGCACTCCTCCTGACGAACGACGGGCCGCTCACGCATCGCCTCCTTCACCCCCGCTACGAGCTCCCGCGCGTCTACGAGGCCCTGGTGGAAGGGCGGGTGGGGCGGGCCGACCTCGAACGCTGGCGTCGTGGCGTCGCGCTCGCCGACGGGCCCGCGACGCCGCTCGCCGTGGAGCTCCTCGGGGCGTCCGCGCGGGCGAGCCGGATGAGGCTCACGTTCACCGAGGGCCGCAAGCACGAGGTGAAGCGCTATTGCGAGGCCCTGGGCCACCGGGTCGCGCGGCTCCGGCGCGTCGCCTTCGGGCCGATCGGGCTCGGCGACCTCCGGCCCGGCGCCTCGCGCCGCCTGACGCCGCGCGAGGTGCGGGCGCTGCGCGCGGCCGTGGCCGAGCCCCGGCGCCCCTGA
- the hisC gene encoding histidinol-phosphate transaminase, which produces MPTQWESLANEHILGIAPYEPGKPIEELEREFGIPDAIKLASNENPLPPSDRVQKAILAVLHHGNRYPDGSGFYLRQALAKKHGFMPEQIVLGNGSNELIELLVRAFLRPGDEAVMPHPSFVVYPMIVQAAGGVRVMVMLKEYRLDLEAMARAMTPMTKLVFIANPNNPTATIVTADEVEHFMARVPERTIVVFDEAYIEFALGPDFPEVLQYVKQGRKVIVLRTFSKAASLAGLRVGYGVADADAISLMNRIRQPFNVNSLAQAAGLAALEDEAHIMECVRMIEAGRHYLYDEFKNLGVSYVPSRANFILVDVGRSAADIFQKLLQHGVIVRPLTPFGMETALRITVGTPEENRKLVKALQAVLGKRPA; this is translated from the coding sequence ATGCCTACGCAGTGGGAATCCCTCGCGAACGAACACATCCTGGGGATCGCGCCCTACGAGCCCGGCAAGCCCATCGAGGAGCTCGAGCGCGAGTTCGGCATCCCGGACGCGATCAAGCTCGCCTCGAACGAGAACCCGCTGCCGCCCTCCGACCGCGTGCAGAAGGCGATCCTCGCGGTGCTGCACCACGGCAACCGCTATCCGGACGGCAGCGGTTTCTACCTCCGCCAGGCGCTCGCCAAGAAGCACGGCTTCATGCCCGAGCAGATCGTGCTCGGCAACGGCTCGAACGAGCTGATCGAGCTGCTCGTGCGCGCGTTCCTGCGGCCGGGCGACGAGGCGGTCATGCCGCACCCGTCGTTCGTCGTCTACCCGATGATCGTCCAGGCGGCCGGGGGCGTCCGCGTCATGGTCATGCTCAAGGAGTACCGGCTCGACCTCGAGGCCATGGCGCGCGCGATGACGCCGATGACGAAGCTCGTGTTCATCGCGAACCCGAACAATCCGACGGCCACGATCGTCACGGCCGACGAGGTCGAGCACTTCATGGCGCGGGTGCCCGAGCGCACGATCGTCGTCTTCGACGAGGCCTACATCGAGTTCGCGCTCGGCCCCGACTTCCCGGAGGTGCTCCAGTACGTGAAGCAGGGCCGCAAGGTGATCGTCCTCCGGACCTTCTCGAAGGCCGCGAGCCTCGCCGGGCTGCGCGTCGGCTACGGCGTCGCGGACGCGGACGCGATCTCGCTCATGAACCGCATCCGCCAGCCCTTCAACGTCAACTCGCTCGCGCAGGCGGCGGGGCTCGCGGCGCTCGAGGACGAGGCGCACATCATGGAGTGCGTCCGGATGATCGAGGCCGGGCGCCACTACCTCTACGACGAGTTCAAGAACCTGGGCGTCTCCTACGTGCCCTCGCGCGCGAACTTCATCCTCGTGGACGTCGGGCGGAGCGCCGCGGACATCTTCCAGAAGCTCCTCCAGCACGGCGTGATCGTGCGCCCGCTGACGCCCTTCGGGATGGAGACCGCGCTCCGCATCACCGTC
- the scpB gene encoding SMC-Scp complex subunit ScpB — MPTPVDVVEALLFASDTPLEAERIRDVLDLESAQAARGLVEELRLRYQERGLMIVEVGGGYRMVTRPELAPWLVKLARARTKQRLSRPALETLAIIAYKQPVSRPEVDAIRGVNSEAVLENLLERRLVRIAGRKDAPGRPYLFETTREFMVAFGLRDLGDLPRVEGELVVPELAAVAEHGEAPTQQDPGAGGADVPAGG; from the coding sequence ATGCCGACGCCAGTTGACGTCGTCGAAGCCCTGCTGTTCGCGTCCGACACGCCGCTGGAAGCGGAGCGCATCCGCGACGTGCTCGACCTCGAGAGCGCGCAGGCCGCGCGCGGGCTGGTCGAGGAGCTACGCCTGCGCTATCAGGAGCGCGGCCTCATGATCGTCGAGGTGGGCGGCGGCTACCGCATGGTGACGCGGCCCGAGCTCGCCCCCTGGCTCGTCAAGCTCGCGCGCGCGCGGACGAAGCAGCGCCTGTCGCGGCCCGCGCTCGAGACGCTCGCGATCATCGCCTACAAGCAGCCGGTGTCGCGGCCCGAGGTGGACGCGATCCGCGGCGTCAACTCCGAGGCGGTCCTCGAGAACCTCCTCGAGCGGCGGCTCGTCCGCATCGCCGGGCGCAAGGACGCCCCCGGGCGGCCGTACCTCTTCGAAACGACGCGCGAGTTCATGGTCGCGTTCGGCCTCCGCGACCTCGGCGACCTGCCGAGGGTCGAGGGTGAGCTGGTCGTGCCGGAGCTCGCCGCGGTCGCCGAGCATGGCGAAGCTCCGACTCAACAAGATCCTGGCGCAGGCGGGGCTGACGTCCCGGCGGGGGGGTGA
- a CDS encoding PfkB family carbohydrate kinase — MTDVTAGMRAAIDGFGARTVVVVGDLIEDEYLFGKPARISREAPVLILRFAQREVLLGGAANAAHNVQALGARVVPLGVVGRDAAGDELAALFRAAGMPTDGIVAEAGRTTPVKTRVMAGGYQSTRQQVVRLDREPASELTPVTEDALLGRLATLGARADAILVSDYGYGTLTPRVFEGVRAAARRTGAVVSVDSRYQLPRFTGVTAATPNEAELEQLTGMPADDERGVEKAGRQLLERLDARLLLVTRGSQGMALLERDGATTFIPIHGTDEIADVTGAGDTVIGTFTLALACRAAPADAAALANVAGGLVVMKRGTATVPRDELRKALGL; from the coding sequence GTGACGGACGTGACGGCCGGCATGCGCGCGGCGATCGACGGCTTCGGCGCGCGCACCGTCGTCGTCGTCGGCGACCTGATCGAGGACGAGTACCTCTTCGGCAAGCCCGCGCGCATCTCGCGCGAGGCCCCGGTGCTGATCCTGCGCTTCGCCCAGCGTGAGGTGCTGCTGGGCGGCGCGGCGAACGCCGCCCACAACGTCCAGGCGCTCGGCGCGCGCGTCGTCCCGCTCGGCGTCGTCGGGCGGGACGCCGCCGGCGACGAGCTGGCCGCGCTCTTCCGCGCGGCCGGGATGCCGACCGACGGGATCGTCGCCGAGGCCGGCCGGACGACCCCCGTGAAGACGCGCGTCATGGCGGGCGGCTACCAGTCCACGCGTCAGCAGGTGGTGCGCCTCGACCGCGAGCCCGCCAGCGAGCTCACGCCCGTGACCGAGGACGCGCTGCTCGGGCGCCTCGCCACGCTGGGCGCGCGCGCCGACGCGATCCTCGTCTCCGACTACGGGTACGGCACGCTCACGCCGCGCGTCTTCGAGGGCGTCCGGGCGGCGGCGCGCCGGACCGGCGCGGTCGTCAGCGTGGACAGCCGCTACCAGCTCCCGCGCTTCACCGGCGTCACCGCGGCCACGCCCAACGAGGCCGAGCTCGAGCAGCTCACCGGGATGCCCGCCGACGACGAGCGGGGCGTGGAGAAGGCGGGCCGCCAGCTCCTCGAGCGCCTGGACGCGCGGCTGCTCCTCGTCACGCGCGGGAGCCAGGGCATGGCCCTCCTCGAGCGCGACGGGGCCACGACCTTCATCCCGATCCACGGCACCGACGAGATCGCCGACGTGACCGGCGCGGGCGACACGGTGATCGGCACGTTCACGCTCGCGCTCGCGTGCCGGGCCGCGCCCGCGGACGCGGCCGCGCTCGCCAACGTCGCCGGCGGCCTCGTCGTCATGAAGCGCGGGACGGCGACGGTCCCGCGCGACGAGCTCCGGAAGGCCCTGGGTCTGTGA
- a CDS encoding segregation/condensation protein A, whose protein sequence is MSAEEAPTLDAGRDLTLRVGEFEGPFDLLLHLCRTNEIDLARLPVRTITDQYLAHLEALEFRDLEIAGGWLVMAATLIYLKSKLLVPPDETAAEVLDEEGEALRLELEERLREYAHVKALGARLAERETEQALVWGRPSSTLPLPEDVPLEDLSVHLLERAVRRLIEEQLRRKPREIEPNPPSILERMAEILVLLRDTWSLLFSSLAGGERQRSEIVVTLLAVLELVRLGKIKTQQSELFGEIVIERQNGETHADAS, encoded by the coding sequence ATGAGCGCGGAGGAGGCGCCTACGCTCGACGCCGGCCGCGATCTGACGCTGCGCGTGGGGGAGTTCGAGGGCCCGTTCGACCTCCTGCTCCACCTCTGCCGCACCAACGAGATCGACCTCGCGCGCCTGCCGGTGCGGACGATCACCGACCAGTACCTCGCCCACCTCGAGGCCCTGGAGTTCCGCGACCTCGAGATCGCGGGCGGCTGGCTCGTGATGGCGGCGACGCTCATCTACCTCAAGTCGAAGCTGCTGGTGCCCCCCGACGAGACCGCCGCCGAGGTCCTCGACGAGGAGGGCGAGGCGCTGCGCCTCGAGCTGGAGGAGCGCCTCCGCGAGTATGCGCACGTGAAGGCGCTCGGCGCCCGGCTCGCGGAGCGCGAGACCGAGCAGGCGCTCGTGTGGGGGCGGCCGTCGAGCACCCTGCCGCTGCCCGAGGATGTGCCGCTCGAGGACCTCTCGGTTCACCTCCTCGAGCGCGCCGTGCGCCGGCTGATCGAGGAGCAGCTCCGGCGGAAGCCCCGCGAGATCGAGCCGAACCCGCCCTCGATCCTCGAGCGGATGGCCGAGATCCTGGTGCTGCTCCGCGACACGTGGTCGCTGCTGTTCTCGTCGCTCGCGGGCGGCGAGCGCCAGCGCTCGGAGATCGTCGTCACGCTCCTGGCCGTGCTCGAGCTCGTGCGCCTCGGGAAGATCAAGACGCAGCAGAGCGAGCTCTTCGGGGAAATCGTGATCGAACGCCAGAACGGGGAGACCCATGCCGACGCCAGTTGA
- a CDS encoding adenylyltransferase/cytidyltransferase family protein produces the protein MTLDEAAALAERLRAEGKRIVLANGCFDLLHVGHVRYLAAARRLGDVLFVGLNSDPTVARLKGPGRPLMPAAERAEMLLALRHVDHVVVFDDERADRLIERIRPDVHAKGTDYTQAAVPEAATVRKVGGRVAVVGDPKDHSTRDLIARIVGRFR, from the coding sequence GTGACCCTGGACGAGGCCGCGGCGCTCGCCGAGCGGCTTCGGGCCGAGGGAAAGCGCATCGTCCTCGCCAACGGCTGCTTCGACCTCCTCCACGTCGGCCACGTCCGGTACCTCGCCGCCGCCCGGCGCCTGGGCGACGTGCTCTTCGTCGGCCTCAACTCCGACCCGACGGTGGCGCGCCTGAAGGGCCCGGGCCGCCCCCTCATGCCCGCCGCGGAGCGCGCCGAGATGCTCCTGGCGCTCCGCCACGTGGACCACGTCGTCGTCTTCGACGACGAGCGCGCCGACCGGCTGATCGAGCGGATCCGCCCCGACGTCCACGCCAAGGGCACCGACTACACGCAGGCCGCAGTACCCGAAGCGGCGACCGTGCGGAAGGTCGGCGGCCGCGTCGCGGTCGTCGGCGACCCGAAGGACCATTCCACGCGCGACCTCATCGCGCGCATCGTCGGGCGGTTCAGGTGA